GGATTGTTAAGGTCATGGCGCGACTCTGGAGGACGCGCACCCTGACTGACAAGAACGCACCGGCTTGTGCCTGGGGCACCCGCCGGTAACCCAGACCTGTGACCGCCTCCTTTCCCGATCCCGAGCCCTCAGGCGGCTCGGAGCTCTGTCCGGCGGAGCTGGCCCTGAGGGTGGTGCGCGGCCGCTGGAAGCTGCTGATCCTCTGCCGTCTCAGCGAGGGTCCCCAGCGCTTCTCGGCCCTGCAGCGGTCCCTGGCGGGGGTGAGCCACAAAGTGCTCACGGCCCAGCTGCGGGAGCTGGAGGCCGATGCCGTCGTCTGCCGGCGTGTCTTCGGCGAGGTGCCGCCGCGGGTGGAGTACGACCTCAGCGAGCGGGGTCGGGAGCTCCTGCCCGTGCTGGAAGGTCTGCACGCCTGGGGAGCGGCAGCCCCGCCAGCGGTGGAAGCTGGGGAATGAGGCTGCGGCGGAACCAGCTTTCCGGCGCGATCCGCTGCAGGCTTCGCAGCAGCACCTGTGGCAGGGTGCGCAGCTCGAAGGGGGCCCGCAGGGTGGGCCAAAGACCCTCGCGTCGGTAGAGCAAGGTCTCGAGCTGATCCCGCTGCAAGGGGGTGAGCGGTCCCCAGGTTCCGCCGATGGCAGCGCCGCGTTGGGCCACCCGCACGAACGGCAGTGTTTGGCCTGGCAGAAGGCCCTCCACGCAGAGGCGGGCGGTGGCCTCCAGGGCGCGGGCAGCGTCTTTGCTCTCCAGGCTGAGTTCGGCGCCCGTGGCACTGATCGCCTGCAGCCGTCCCGGCACCATCCCCCCCTGGTGGTGCAGCCGGACCGGCAGGGACAGGGCGAACCAGGGCACCCCATCACTCCGGGGCCGATCCCAGCAGCTCCGGATCGCCAGCAGCAGCAGCAGAGCGTTGAGCAGGCTCCAGCCCAGCAGCACCCCGAGGGTGGCGGCCGAGACCGGCAGCGCCGCCCCCTGGCCCGCCAGCAGCGGCTGCCGACCCGACGCCAGGTTGGCCAAGGCCAGAAGTTGCAGGCCGAGCAGCACCAGCAGCGGCAGTAGCAGGCCCGCATCGGGGCCGGTGGGCCCCTGGCCGGTTACCGCCTTCGGGGTGACCCGGAACTGCCGCGGCCGCCCCAGGGCCGTGGACACCACGGCGGCGCAGATCGGCAGCAGGAAGATCCAGCGGTAAAGCTCCGGCAGGATCGCCGCCCGGGAGTGGCCGCTCAGCCAGCGGGTGAGCAGCCATTGGCAGAGGAAGAACGGCAGGGCCACGCTGACCAGCGCTTCCCCGCCGATCAGGATCGGGGCAATGCCCAGCAGGCCCAGGCTGAGCGGTGTGCAGAGCATCACCAACTGGGCCGGGAAACTGAACCAGTGCAGGATGCCCTCGCTGTAGGCCAGCCGTTGCAGTGGACTGAGCCCGGGGATCCGCAGCGGGTCGGCGCCCGTGCGCAGGGTCTGCAGCGAACCGCTGCCCCAGCGGCAGCGTTGCCGGGCCATGGCCGCCGCCGTGAACGGGGCCAGGCCGGCGCTGAGCTTCTCCGAGAGGTAGTGGTTGCGGTAGCCCGCGGCCGTGATCCGGATACCGGTGGCGAGATCCTCCGAGGGAGTGGCCGTTTCGAAGCCCCCCACCCGCTCCAGGGCGTGGCGCCGCATCACGAACGAGGTGCCGGCGCAGACCACCGCATTGAGGTTCTGGCGGGTGGGCTGGATCCAGCGGTAGAAGCTCTCCTCATCCGGCAGCAGCCAGCGCTCCAGCCGCAGGTTGCGCATCACAGGATCGGCATTCATGTAGCTCTGGGGGGTCTGCACGAACCCCACGGACGGGTCCGTGAACAGGCCGACCGTGCGGCTCAGGAACGGCCGCAGGGGCACGACATCGGCATCGAACACCGCCACCAGATCGCCCTGGCAGTGGCGCAGACCGTGGTTGAGGTTGCCGGCCTTGGCGTGGGCGTGGTCGACCCGGGCGAGGTAGCGGCAGCCGAGGCGGTCACAGAGTTCGGCCAGCTCCGGCCGCCCAGCATCATCCAGCAGCCAGACCGTCAGCGCCGGGTAGTCCATCGCCAGGCAGCCCCGCAGGCAGCGTTCCACCAGTTCGGCTGGTTCCCCACAGGTGGGCACAAGCACATCGACCGCCGGGGCCGGCATCGGGATCGGGCCTGCGGCAGGCGCGGGCCGCGCGGGCAGCAGGGTGAACCAGAGTTGCAGGAAGAAGCCGGCCAGCAGAACCAGTTCGGCGGCCAGCGTCAGCAGGCTCACCGTGGTGGACAGAGGGGTGGCCAGGTTGAGGCTTGCGTTGAGGCGCCAGCTCAGATAGCGGGCCCCCAGCACCGTCAGCAGCAACACGGCCCAGGGCAAGCGCGTCATCGACCCTGTCCAATTGTTAAGCAAACCTAGGTGGTTTCCACGGGTCCCGGCCGCGGCCCCCCTCCACGCCAGCGGCTCCCATGAAAAAGCCCGGCTTCCAGGAGAGCCGGGCTTGGGGTGGAACGGGGATCGTTCCTGGCTTGTGTTGATGGGTCTGATGTCGGTGTGTGCTTGACGATCAGAAGGGCTGACGATCAGGTCCTTGGAGACCGTTGATGGGTGATGACGAAAAGGGGCCGAGGATGCCCACACCGTCATAATCGCGCCATCGAAAAGAGGTCAGCTGAGATGGGGATCCGTGGGAGTCCCCGGGGGGTGGTTTTCGGAGTCGGAGTTGCGGGCGGTGGCACCTGGGGCCGAGGCATCCAGGAGCTGGCTTCCGTAGACCCGTGGGCACCTGCACGATGCATCGGGTGATCTGCAAGAGAACGGGAAACCGTTGGTGGGAACAAGACTGTTGGAGCAGGGGCCTGCCGTCAACGAACTCCTGACATCTGACCGGGTGGTGTCTCTTCCATCGCTGGAGCCTCCTGGTTGATGTCGTCACTCTCTTCCTTCTGGAGCGTCCTGGCTATAGGCAGTTCTGCTGATCTTCCCCTGGCCCGGAGATGACGGGCCCCTGGCGATCTCAGCCATCGCTGCGCTGGGCGATCAGGGCTTCGTAGGCCGTGCAGAACACCTCGCCCAGGGAGTCCCGCAGCGGTCCGTCGTGGCGGAACGCCTCCAGGGCATCGGCCTGACAGGTGGGCAGGGAGGGCGCACCGTCGGGTGCCTGCACATAGGTGTTTCGATCGCTGCGGGGGCCAGGGTCGAGGCGGCGTTCGATGCCGTCGAGCCCCGCCGCCAGCACGGCGGCCTGGAGCAGATAGGGGTTGGCGGCGCCGTCACCGAGGCGCAGTTCGATCCGTTGGTCGTCGGGGATGCGCACCATGTGGGTGCGGTTGTTGCCGCCGTAACTGATCCAGGACGGCGACCAGGTGGCACCGGAGCTGGTGACCGATCGGGCCAGGCGCCGGTAGCTGCCGGCCACCGGATTGGTGAGGGCGCACAGGGCCGGGGCGTGGGCCAGCAGGCCGGCGAGAAACTGATAGGCGAGTTCCGACAGGCCCTTCTCCCCCGCAGGGTCGTGGAACACGTTGTGCCCCGCTTCGTCCCAGAGGGAGGCGTGCAGGTGGGCGCCGTTGCCGGTGAGGGCCGGGATCGGCTTGGGCTGGAAGCTCACCCGCACGCCATGGCGTTCAGCCAGCGCGGCCGCCATGACCCGGAAGAAGGCATGGCGGTCGGCGGTCAGCAGGGATTCGGCATAGGTCCAGTTGAGCTCGAACTGGCCGTTGGCGTCCTCGTGATCGGCCTGGTACGGCCCCCAGCCGAGGTTCTCCATGCCCTCGAGCAGCTCACTGATCAGGGGGTAATGGCGCATCAGGGCCAGCTGGTCGTAGCAGGGCTTCGACTGCCGATCGAGTCCATCGGCGATGGCCTCCCGCTCCGGGTCCATCAGGAAGAACTCCGCCTCCACGCCACTGCGGAACTGCAGGCCCAGGGCGGCCGCCCTGGCGATCTGCCGTTGCAGCACACGGCGGGGGGACTGCTCCAGCGCCACGCCCTCCACCTGCAGATCGGTGGCCACCCAGGCCACCTCCTTCTGCCAGGGCAGCACCATCAGGCTGGTGGCATCGGGGATCGCCAGCACGTCCGGGTCGGCCGGCGTCATGTCGAGCCAGGCGGCGAAACCGGCGAAACCGGCCCCGGAACGGGCCAGTTCGGCGGCCGCGGCGGCTGGTACAAGCTTGGCCCGCTGCACCCCGAACAGATCGCAGAACGAGAACAGGAAGTGCCGGATGCCATGGGTGGCGGCGAAGCGGGCCAGGTCGGTCATCGGTTGGTGGTGAGGGGATGGGGGACGGGGGCCTTGGCGACGTCAGCCGGCGCAGAGCCGGTCCACGGCGGCCCGCAGCTGGCGCTGCTCGGCCGGGGCGTCCCGGGGATTGCCGGCCCTGTGCCCCAGGTCGGACTCCAGGACCTCGAAGTGGGCACCGCTGATCAGGGCGGCCTCGGCTCCACAGTCCTCGGGGGTGAAGTAGAGGTCGTGGCGACCGGCGATCACGGTGGTGCGGGCCTGGATCCGGCCCAGGGCTGCGGCCAGATCGGCCTCGGCGTCCCCCGTGGCGACCCCCGCGGCGGCGGCCACATCGTTCGTCAGCCAGACATCCAGCATCGCCAGCAGGTCGTGGGGGTCGTGGCGGCGGTAGGCCGGCAGCCAGGCCTCCTCCACGTAGGCCTCGACGCTGGTGTAACCCAGCTGCTGATGGGCACCGCGGCGGTAGAAGGACTGGCTCGCGGCCCAGCTGGCGTAGATGAGGGCAAAGGTGCGCAACCCCTGCTCCGGTGCACCCCGGAAGCGGTGTCCATCCCAGCTGGAATCGGCAGTGAGGGCCTGGCGCAGGCTGAGCAGGAACACCCGGTTGTGGGCCGTGGTGCGCGCCGTGCCACACACACAGCACATCCGCTGGGTTCGTTCCGGCTCCAGCACCCCCCAGTGGTAGGCCTGCTGGGCCCCCATCGACCAGCCGTAGATCAGGGCCGGCGAGGTCACCGCGAACACCTCCTCCAACAGCCGGCGCTGGGCGGCCACGTTGTCGCGGTGATCGACGGGCCAGCGGCCGCCGGCCAGCCCAGGATCACCGCTGCTCGGGCTGCTGGAGCGGCCGTTGCCGAACTGGCTCACCAGCACCACGCACCAGCGTTCCGGATCGAGGATCGGGCCCACCACCCAGTCGATGTCCTCCGGCCAGGCGCCATAGGAGCTCGGGTAGAGCACCAGGTTGGAGCGGTCGCCTGCGAGCGTTCCGTAGACCCGGTAGTCGAGCCAGGCGGCGGGAAGCGTTCCCCCCGTGGCGAGGGGAAAATCCCCGAGCGCGAAGCGGCGCGGGGACGCGGGGGTGGGTGGCAAGGGATCTGGACTCAGGGGAGGGCGAGCCGGGAGGGGTCCTGCAGGAAGCTGCGGTGCACCGCTAGGTAGCCCTGGCCCGTGTGCACCAGATGGGGGGCCAGATGGCCATGGGCCTCGGCCAGGGCGTGAAAGGGGAGCGAGGGGTAAAGGTGGTGCTCGACGTGGAAGGGCATCTCCCACA
Above is a window of Cyanobium sp. AMD-g DNA encoding:
- a CDS encoding helix-turn-helix domain-containing protein; amino-acid sequence: MTASFPDPEPSGGSELCPAELALRVVRGRWKLLILCRLSEGPQRFSALQRSLAGVSHKVLTAQLRELEADAVVCRRVFGEVPPRVEYDLSERGRELLPVLEGLHAWGAAAPPAVEAGE
- a CDS encoding glycosyltransferase produces the protein MTRLPWAVLLLTVLGARYLSWRLNASLNLATPLSTTVSLLTLAAELVLLAGFFLQLWFTLLPARPAPAAGPIPMPAPAVDVLVPTCGEPAELVERCLRGCLAMDYPALTVWLLDDAGRPELAELCDRLGCRYLARVDHAHAKAGNLNHGLRHCQGDLVAVFDADVVPLRPFLSRTVGLFTDPSVGFVQTPQSYMNADPVMRNLRLERWLLPDEESFYRWIQPTRQNLNAVVCAGTSFVMRRHALERVGGFETATPSEDLATGIRITAAGYRNHYLSEKLSAGLAPFTAAAMARQRCRWGSGSLQTLRTGADPLRIPGLSPLQRLAYSEGILHWFSFPAQLVMLCTPLSLGLLGIAPILIGGEALVSVALPFFLCQWLLTRWLSGHSRAAILPELYRWIFLLPICAAVVSTALGRPRQFRVTPKAVTGQGPTGPDAGLLLPLLVLLGLQLLALANLASGRQPLLAGQGAALPVSAATLGVLLGWSLLNALLLLLAIRSCWDRPRSDGVPWFALSLPVRLHHQGGMVPGRLQAISATGAELSLESKDAARALEATARLCVEGLLPGQTLPFVRVAQRGAAIGGTWGPLTPLQRDQLETLLYRREGLWPTLRAPFELRTLPQVLLRSLQRIAPESWFRRSLIPQLPPLAGLPLPRRADLPARAGAPDPAR
- the glnT gene encoding type III glutamate--ammonia ligase → MTDLARFAATHGIRHFLFSFCDLFGVQRAKLVPAAAAAELARSGAGFAGFAAWLDMTPADPDVLAIPDATSLMVLPWQKEVAWVATDLQVEGVALEQSPRRVLQRQIARAAALGLQFRSGVEAEFFLMDPEREAIADGLDRQSKPCYDQLALMRHYPLISELLEGMENLGWGPYQADHEDANGQFELNWTYAESLLTADRHAFFRVMAAALAERHGVRVSFQPKPIPALTGNGAHLHASLWDEAGHNVFHDPAGEKGLSELAYQFLAGLLAHAPALCALTNPVAGSYRRLARSVTSSGATWSPSWISYGGNNRTHMVRIPDDQRIELRLGDGAANPYLLQAAVLAAGLDGIERRLDPGPRSDRNTYVQAPDGAPSLPTCQADALEAFRHDGPLRDSLGEVFCTAYEALIAQRSDG
- a CDS encoding alpha/beta fold hydrolase — its product is MPPTPASPRRFALGDFPLATGGTLPAAWLDYRVYGTLAGDRSNLVLYPSSYGAWPEDIDWVVGPILDPERWCVVLVSQFGNGRSSSPSSGDPGLAGGRWPVDHRDNVAAQRRLLEEVFAVTSPALIYGWSMGAQQAYHWGVLEPERTQRMCCVCGTARTTAHNRVFLLSLRQALTADSSWDGHRFRGAPEQGLRTFALIYASWAASQSFYRRGAHQQLGYTSVEAYVEEAWLPAYRRHDPHDLLAMLDVWLTNDVAAAAGVATGDAEADLAAALGRIQARTTVIAGRHDLYFTPEDCGAEAALISGAHFEVLESDLGHRAGNPRDAPAEQRQLRAAVDRLCAG